A window of Henckelia pumila isolate YLH828 unplaced genomic scaffold, ASM3356847v2 CTG_466, whole genome shotgun sequence genomic DNA:
TGTCGGATTATATAATCGACATACCTGTTTGTCCATCAAGATTAACTTTCTGATGGTCagcgaatttttttttgttttggtttcaTAGCCTTGTCGAAGAATGAGAGCTTCGATGACGACATTCGTTTGATTTTCCTTCAGATCTTTGATCATTACAATGTTGGTTGTTTCCATGTCAGATTCTTGGCTGTGAGAATTTCTGTTGAATGTTTCCATTTGCAAATCTTGCTTGCTTTATTGCTTCGTGTttcttgttggttttaattccaaatttTATTTGCTATATATATTAAGTTAATTGTATTTGAACAGACATTCCTCAATTAATTCGACCAAATAAAgtactataaaatataattcTTTTAGTCATACAAACTATAATTTTCTCCATAATCGTATCAAGTCTCTTGGTAGTGGGAACCGTTGAATTGCTTGAGTAAGTAACGTATCTGTAAGAATCAGAAAGGGTAACGAGTTTAATTGAATTAAGCTCATGCATTTGTAAGGGTTAATTTTGATATATCGGTTCCActattattttttgttaatgctgtaatttttttttggttgtatACTGGAACGTTTTAAATTATTTGGccaaaaaaaaagtgataatAATAAGCACtaagtaaaaaataaataatgccACATATAATCATGATATGAAAAAAGTAAAATGAAAtgttatgtttttaaaaaatatatatttagagaaataaaatttttgagttGAGGCTAGAAATCTAGCGAGAtaaattatttgtttaagtgTATGAAGAATGTTTTAATTGAGATATAGGTGTATGAATTGTGTATAATTAATATGTATTATTGATATATAATAGGTAACTGAAATATAACAAAATGACGTTCATAATATATACGGATCAAATGTTCGTGAACCAATACAAaagggaaaaagaaaaagaaaaatgaaataaaatgttttttttttttttctaataagGACGTAATTCGTAGTTCATTTTCTAAAAaacgaaatattaattttattattattctatTAATTCCAAATTTCGTTATATAATAGTTTTTCTAAGAAATTTTGAGTTCAAATTTATTTGTAAAAATCaatgttttatttaaaaaaatggaaGAGTAAATTtcattattcttttaatttaaaaaattgagtGCAATATGAAATTGTTTCTTTATGTGATACATGATTAGAtatagattcataaaattactgggacaaattttttattatcaaaaatcttaaaatttgtaaaattatATGCTCACGCTTCGAGCATTCAAagtgataatatatatatatatatatatcaatttggaaatatttatgagaacagttatttttaaattttcatgctatattttgaatttataaagttataataaaaatactcgTGAGTGTAAAAGTAACCATACGTTGAATGAGTATTCATTAATGGaggaacaaaaaatatataccaTTTTGATTTCTTTATGAAAacgatatttttaattgttcacGATATATTTTGAAGTTATAAAATTATATTCACAATTCTCGtatgaattattttttaaaaaaattattgtaaatgtaatgatttatttaaattaaaaaaagagtGCAATATAAAAATACTATTATATGGATAAGATAGTGGAACCATATATTAGTATTAGTTTTGGTAGAGATGAATACATAACTAAGTTTGAGTTTAGAAATGTAGTAGAAATAATTGACATGCGCGCAATTCaatattcaaaaattatatttgttCCCATATTTTTGGTCGGAAAGAAATAGatagaaaataaatatatcaaatataatGTTTTTATGGCAacaattatttttgaattttcatcaTATATTTTGAGTTAAAAAGTTATATTCATAATCCCTGCTATTGAAAAAGTAGTTGTAAGTTAAATACATATTAATTAATGGAAGATTGATAGTTGGTAAACACGAATAAACTTGtaatgtattttaaaaaaaaaacatacagaaatataaaaatatcttaaattatttttaagtaacTTAGAtgtaattgaatttttttttcacgtaataaattatttattagtatttttaaaattatgcaTACATATGTCGTTACagtaaaatattttggataaaaaatacagtttttttttaaaaaaaaattagtaaatttaatatttacttAAAAAAAGGAATATGTATAAATACTTCGTTACAGtaaaatattttggaaaaaaaatacggttgtttttataaaaaaatttgtatatttaatttttactttttgaaAAAAGATTGTAAAATTAAAGTAAAAACACGAAGCAAATCGTaactttgttttaaaaaaaacataagaaaTTATTATAGTTTTTCTCATAATTATATTTTAGAAACAttagataatattaaaatattttaaattattttaagtaaatatatataatattaatataatacaTTATAGATACTTGTATTAAAAAATGGAGTGtgaatttaatgaataattttttaaaaatggactgtaatataaaaatatttgttacGTGATCTATTATCAGATATAGATTGTTTCGATCAATGGAAAtgtatttaaatattaataatgtaaaaattatttgtttacACTTTTGGTAGTCAAAGtaacaaacaaaaaatatatatcatttgaatattttatttgagtGATCTAAATAGGAGTCTCGTTTCACGTAATTGAACTTTTAGACAATGTTATAAAAGTTTTTGTCTTATATTTATCTTCCTTGAAGccgcattttatttatttatgcttCTATCTATGCACATCATATTCTTCACCCAATACTTTTTTATTCCCTTCACTCGAAAAATGGCCACTCTTCTTGCGATTTCGTACTCTCCGAAGCTGAACACTCCACACTCTCGTAGATTAGCGATAAATTCGTCTTCTTCACCTTTCGTGTCTTGCATGGTAAATGAGGTGAGCTAGTCTCATCAAAACTGGGTTCATCAGTAGATTTCTTTTATCTTCTCTTATGATGTTTTTTCTTGTCGATTTAACGATTTCTTCCCCTGTCTAATGCTTCTGTTTTTATCTTATTTCATTTGAGTTGGCGTTTAGTGATATGATTTTGAAATAATCGGTATTGATTAACATTGCAAATTATAAGATTTGTTGTAGGGCGAGGGACATTAGCAGCGGACACAAATTAAAAGAAAGTGAAAAATTTGCTGTGAATAAGGAGAGCAATTGCTACAAGAACTTCATCACATTAGATCGAAGTGAGTTGCAATCACTCTTAGATGGATTAATTCCAGCCAGGCTTTATGATGTAGATAGTTGCCGTTGGTAAAAATGTTTAGGATATTACAATGAAATAAGAGATGCAAGATCTAGGCCAGAAGGTATATCCTGTCCCATGCCTTGGTAAAGCAATCTGTAGCTTGGTCATTCTACTATTGTAAGAAAATTATACAACCTGGAAGAAGCTGGAATAATATTTTTCCCAATGAATTATGACATACCTCCTGTCTCTAGTGTATTCGTGAattattagaaagaaaaaaaaacaaagtaatATATCATAGATGACAAAATGTTATTCGATCTTATTTTGTctcatacatatttttttatggttGTTACTTAAGAACTTGTGATCATATGATTTTCATTTTTTGCTTAACTGCTATGAAGACTGTGGATCCATTGAACTGTGTAAATCTCTATGTATAACAGGGAAACATTAAGTCATTCGCGAGCAAGAATGAATTGGTAGACACGACACAGGACATGGTTGTTCGTATGGAATGGGATTGGAGATACCTTTTGGTTCCTGGAGTTGAGAATAATCAATTATATGAATTACGATTACAGACACCAAAAAAGGTATTCATGGAAGAGGAGAATGATCTTCGCTCCATTATGGATTCCTTCAGGGTGAATAAAGTGGTTGCTTGATGCTGATccttttggaagctattttccatttttttatttgttaaagCAATCAAAGTTTCTGTATCTTTTGGTAATCTCTTTCTTTAAGATTGTGGAACTATATATTAGTTTTGGTTAAATGAATGCAAAAGTTAAGTTTGAGTTGAGAAATGTAGAGATAATTGACATGCACAATGTTCAAAAAGATGTGCAATTCAATATTTGAAAATCATATTTGTCCCATATTTTTCAAGTGTTGGACATTCTAATTTTATAAACAAGATTCATACCAAATCCATGATTTCTTCAAAAGCTGAAAGTCCATTCCCATTATTTTTTTGTCAGAGCAGCAATGCgtgaacaaataaaataacgAGCTTCTGATATGATTAATAGATACTTCACATAGAAGTAACTTTTATGTACGACAAACATAGTTTTTAAACCATTTGCAAGAGTTTGATACACCTAGATGAATTGGCagtaaccaccatatttgatttgCCTCTCCAACAAACTTTCAAAACGAACTGTCCATTTGTATCTTCAGTCTTCTTACCAGTTATGGAATCAATGGAACCAAATTTGTGGGAGGTAATGAGCATTGGTAAAGATTTGTAATAGGCAAATACCTGCAGATCATTTACATTgtcatttaaaatttgaagATTGGTAAGATTCAGCAAAATTCCTATATGAACATATGATAGCCAGAACTATGAGGCTATATACTTTGGGCAAGTAATAAACTATTCCTGTTGTTAAGAGACTGGGTAATATAGCAGGATAGAAGTCACAAGCACGAGTAGACACcaggaaaaaagaaaaacatgTTGAAGCATattgaataatttttatgaatggTGGCTTAGTGGAGCTTATAGTACAATTTTAAGATAGAGTATCAAAATAAAGAAAACCATGGACAATGGACATGTATGATAAAGAGTGCCAAAGGAAATCAGTAGAAACCATAACTAACAGCTAAAAAGGCCAATAAATTTAACTTTAGTTGTAACTGATCACAACACATGATTCTCTCCAATTCTTTTTTGTTATCACATCAACTATAAGGACGGTGAGAGTTTAAATAGACAACCACCTTGTTTGTTTTAGAACCACATGTAGTATCCATCATGAGCTGATAGAGCCACAAACTTCTGTAAGAGCAGATAGCAGAGTTAGGCAACAAGCATTTTCCTAAGAAATAAAAGATGACCATATAAAGCAGAGTCATGACCAACCTTGTCAAACAGTAAGTCTTGTAATCAGCAGCTAATACCTATGCAAATTTCCTCTGGTTAAAGTAAGTACAATTCGGTAAAATGCATCTTTGACAGCACAGGAGAACAGAGTCAGAGTTGATCATATAACAATTTTCACAAGCAAACAAAGCTTTAAAAAATAGATAAAGAAAAGAAACTCATGAACAAAAATTTACCAAATGTCAAGTGCAGATAAAAAGATCTCAATGGCGACTATAATTAAAAATGCTATGAAGCAGATGTTTGTGAACAACATTTCTTGTTTCGGATTCATCATTACCATTGGACATATCTGGTTTTATAAAGACATGGGTATTCTTTATTGATATTCCTCTAGACAGAGCAGCATAAAGTTGTCCATGTGAGAAGACTGGCTCTGGTAAGTACACCCCAACAACTGGAATTGTTTGACCTTGCGATTTGTTGATTGTCATAGCAAAACACAAGCGTATAGGAAATTGTTTCCTCTTGAATTGGAATGGATAACCCTCGTTTTCAGATGGAGAGAGAGGTATTTGAGGTATCAAGACCATTTTCCCAGCAGGTTGTCCAACCGAGATTTCTGCATAGATAACATTATTACGAAATTCTCGGCAAACCATTCTAGTACCATTGCACATACCATCAGAGGGATCTAAATTCCTAAGCAACATGATAGGACAATGTTTTTTAAGTACGAGCCAGTGAGGAGGTAAACCATTGAGTGTTAAACCATTCAAGAACTCTTCTGGATACGAATTATGTGTGTCATCGATTGCTTCATCAAAGCTAAGGAATTGAATGGCTTCTCCAGGGAAcaatgatataattttttcatTCAACGTATCGACATATGTATTTTTTGTCGATAGAATAGCTCGATCAGTCATGTATGTTGATGAAAGATAATTATCATATAACCATTTGTAAACACTAtctatcattttattttttgatactTCAATGCTTTCTTGGGATACTTTTGTTAAGATCTGTGATGGGAGTTTGATATTTCCATTGTCATCCTCAGGCTCCTCTCCTGTACCCACTCTTAGCAAGAAATCACAAAAAACACGATCATTTTTAGCGCACATGTTTTCGTGAAGAAGAATGATTTTCATACACGGAAACAAATGTGACCGAATAAGGCTTCCATCAATAGTTTCGTCAATTGTTGCTCTAGGAGTAACAGGAAGAACTTGCATAAAATCCCCTCCTAATAATACAACCTGTCCACCAAACGGTTCTTTATTGCCAACAATGTCTTGCAAAGTATGGTCAACAGCTTCTATTGCATATCGTCTACACATCGGAGCTTCGTCCCAAACAATAAGTCTTGTTAAACGTAGCAGATCAGCAAGACCACTCTGCTTCGATATTGTGCAGTAACTATTTGCATGCAGCTCAATTGGGATCTTGAAGCGGGAGTGCGCTGTCCGACCGCCCGGTAGAATAGAAGCTGCGACGCCAGGCGTAGCATTGGCAAGAGCAATCATTTCGCGCAATCGAACAGTTGTGAGAATAGCTCGATACAAGTATGTTTTGCCAGTTCCTCCAAGCCCATTAACAAAGAACAGCCCACCAGAGTTCCCATCAACACACTTCATGATCATTTCATAAGCTTTCGCTTGAGCATGATTGAGATTCTGGTGAGCAAGCAGATCACTTGAAGGTATTGGGACAGACTTTTCATCCATTACTTCTCTGGACTCGACCAAAAAATGTCCTCTTGATAGCATCGGCGGCAGTTTTGGAAGATCATACATGCTTGCGTTTCTACCCATGCTTTCCAAAAAATTACTCACACATCGGAGTGTCTCATACATTATCTCCACGTCATTTTCCAGCCCACTGTTTTGAAAATCCTCAGACAAAGATTGGTGAAAAGTGTCCCATAAGGTACGCACATCAGTCGGCTGACAGTGCACAAGTATTGTCGCAAATAGTCTCCGCAAAGCATAAGGCATTTGAAAATCAATGGCTTCATTAAGATATTGGAAACTACTTTTATCACACTCCAGTAGCCCTCTAAGCTGTGCTGATTCTTTGAACGTAGAACAAAGGCTTGCACCAACAGTCAATAAATTGTCATAAGAAGTAGGGCCTCGAACGTGAAGTAACAAAAGACGTAAGTAGTACCTTTCACCTTCAATTGGATTAGCAGCATTCACCCGGCCAATGGATTTCCCTTGCTTTCTTTTATTCCATGCTCGATTCCTACTATCCCACACAAAATAGCGAGGAAATTCAGAATACAAAAACTGTCTTGCTTCAATGTTTTGACaacatgttaaaaaatattatgttagCATTGTTTTCTCCACATGTTCCGAATCCAATACAGTCCTCAAGTTTTGATGTTTCCAGAATGTAATACATTGTTGGTTGGGTAGATGCAAAGGTAAATTAATAACTGGAGGAGAAATATCATTCAAATTGAATTCAAAAATCCTCCACATTGCCTCGGGAGCAGAAACCCAGCAAGCATCTTGAAAGGACTTTATTTCGTCGACAAACGTGCTTGAGCCAGAAGGAGAAACATGGATCGATATCTTGTCATGCCCTTTATAGATGTATTTGTACAGGTATTTCACTGCTTTCAGTCCGGAGCAAACCTCAACATTGATATGACAGTCATAACGATATAACAAGTAAGGGTTATAAGGGACAACCCACTGGGAGTTCAATGGACAACCCCGAACCTCTACGAAAAAGCCATTTTCTCTTCTCAACATCGATATGACAGTCATGCCCTTGTATTGTATGAGCCGAGTGGGGGCGAGGGTAGTGATGTTTGCATCGGCCATTAACCATGCAAGGGCAGCTTCTATTCAAACGACCACAGGGCCCATGCATCATATGGCGTGAAACCAAGTTAAACAGATGTGGGAATAAAACCTTATCAGGGAGTTCTGCAGAAACATATCTATCGTATACATCCGCTGAAGCAATCTTAAACTCGGAGTCCAGTATGAGAAGAAAATGACAGTGTGGTAGACCTCTTTTCTGGAACTCAATTACATAAACATATGCTATGACAGAGCCAAAAAAATTTTCCTTGATAATCTGATTTTTCAGATCAACCAACTTTGCACGAAATACACGTGAAACTAAATCAGGCCTGTCATGCGAGGTTTGACCAGGAAACAAATGATTCTTGATCTCAGGCCATTCGGGGTTGCAAGTCATTGTAATGAATAGATCTGGTTTCCCAAAATTTCTAACCAATGCCATTGCATCAAGATACCTCCGACGCATGTCCCTCGGCCCTCCGATAAAAGATGAAGGCAGAACCACACGATGGCCAACTTCTCCACCACGTGTTTCTCCACCGACTACACTATCAACAATGCCTTGATATAATTCTGATCTGATCTCTGCTTGATTTCGTCTGTAGTAATCAAGTCTAGTAGTTTCTAGCTTAATATACATGTCAACAACATACTGCTGCAATAACCGGCCACCATACAACAATAGTGAAGGTGCATTTTCTCGTATCTGGAGTCTATAACAATAATATTCCCGGCACGACACCATCCTATCATTTTTTCCCCGAACGACTGGaacaaaattgaaagaaaaacacAAACAAGATCAAACATTTTGCATGCAGGACACTGCTATATTGACAAAAGCAGACAAGttagataaaataaaatgttaCCATGACTTTCGCTTGCAACAATCTGATCGAAAGTAGAAACACCTTGAGATAACAGAACATTTCGGGCAATAAACGAACTGCGTGAATCtcctaaaaatttcaaaatgtgTTGTTGCCAACCACAATCACCATAAGGAAAAAAAAGAGGATATTGTAGTGGATCATAACAACCAAAATAGTGTTTGATTTGATGGGTATCACCATGATTTCCTCGAACAATTATATCTCTATCGTAAGGGATATTAGAGTTATCGTTGC
This region includes:
- the LOC140872613 gene encoding uncharacterized protein, giving the protein MPGRRPSTISSLAASNSATAGSGAAHRDRPVSLSVGVVPNALLRVACLRVFTEAQLEYVNTLYPVSPCEFCAVLKFPYEPPTFCCDRGKICLAPPTAPMVLINLFADPASPMAIAFRRKIPDQVAAIWVEGNDNSNIPYDRDIIVRGNHGDSRSSFIARNVLLSQGVSTFDQIVASESHVVRGKNDRMVSCREYYCYRLQIRENAPSLLLYGGRLLQQYVVDMYIKLETTRLDYYRRNQAEIRSELYQGIVDSVVGGETRGGEVGHRVVLPSSFIGGPRDMRRRYLDAMALVRNFGKPDLFITMTCNPEWPEIKNHLFPGQTSHDRPDLVSRVFRAKLVDLKNQIIKENFFGSVIAYVYVIEFQKRGLPHCHFLLILDSEFKIASADVYDRYVSAELPDKVLFPHLFNLVSRHMMHGPCGRLNRSCPCMVNGRCKHHYPRPHSAHTIQGHDCHIDVEKRKWLFRRGSGNRAWNKRKQGKSIGRVNAANPIEGERYYLRLLLLHVRGPTSYDNLLTVGASLCSTFKESAQLRGLLECDKSSFQYLNEAIDFQMPYALRRLFATILVHCQPTDVRTLWDTFHQSLSEDFQNSGLENDVEIMYETLRCVSNFLESMGRNASMYDLPKLPPMLSRGHFLVESREVMDEKSVPIPSSDLLAHQNLNHAQAKAYEMIMKCVDGNSGGLFFVNGLGGTGKTYLYRAILTTVRLREMIALANATPGVAASILPGGRTAHSRFKIPIELHANSYCTISKQSGLADLLRLTRLIVWDEAPMCRRYAIEAVDHTLQDIVGNKEPFGGQVVLLGGDFMQVLPVTPRATIDETIDGSLIRSHLFPCMKIILLHENMCAKNDRVFCDFLLRVGTGEEPEDDNGNIKLPSQILTKVSQESIEVSKNKMIDSVYKWLYDNYLSSTYMTDRAILSTKNTYVDTLNEKIISLFPGEAIQFLSFDEAIDDTHNSYPEEFLNGLTLNGLPPHWLVLKKHCPIMLLRNLDPSDGMCNGTRMVCREFRNNVIYAEISVGQPAGKMVLIPQIPLSPSENEGYPFQFKRKQFPIRLCFAMTINKSQGQTIPVVGVYLPEPVFSHGQLYAALSRGISIKNTHVFIKPDMSNGKCLLPNSAICSYRSLWLYQLMMDTTCGSKTNKVFAYYKSLPMLITSHKFGSIDSITGKKTEDTNGQFVLKVCWRGKSNMVVTANSSRCIKLLQMV